A genome region from Campylobacter concisus includes the following:
- a CDS encoding sensor histidine kinase, with protein MNEHDIQAGLKSLIEQTYLIENEYKNLTSSYANLQNFIKDIVEILPNAIWVLDENDEIFLQNSEAVRLGKIFKEIPKKEGEINIDGQIYLFKTSSKDNKLIISATNITVEKRTERLASMGQVAAHLAHEIRNPVGSISLLASTLLKRADERTKPIVNQIQKATWRVERIIKATLLFTKGLNINAQIFDFSQLKKECEEAINFYDYSKDIKFSLEFPDGKYMGDLDLLAIVFQNILFNAIDAIEESDDDEGEIILSYEKTPSEHKFIVYDSGEPIKDKAIVFEPFKSSKLKGNGLGLHLCLQIIEAHKGSIEITLNPKTFCINLPIKEKE; from the coding sequence ATGAACGAACACGATATCCAAGCTGGCTTAAAAAGCCTGATAGAGCAGACTTATTTGATAGAAAACGAATATAAAAATTTAACATCATCTTACGCAAACTTGCAAAATTTCATTAAAGATATTGTAGAAATTTTGCCAAATGCTATCTGGGTGTTAGATGAAAATGATGAGATTTTTTTACAAAACTCGGAAGCAGTAAGACTTGGTAAAATTTTTAAAGAGATACCAAAAAAAGAGGGCGAGATAAATATAGATGGACAAATTTATCTTTTTAAAACAAGCTCTAAAGACAATAAACTAATAATCTCTGCAACAAATATAACAGTAGAAAAACGCACCGAGCGCCTTGCCTCTATGGGCCAAGTAGCAGCTCACCTAGCCCACGAGATCAGAAATCCAGTAGGCTCCATCTCGCTTTTAGCTTCAACTCTACTTAAAAGAGCTGATGAGCGCACAAAGCCTATCGTAAATCAAATACAAAAAGCTACATGGCGAGTCGAACGCATAATCAAAGCCACTCTACTTTTTACAAAGGGCCTTAACATAAATGCACAAATTTTTGACTTTTCGCAGCTTAAAAAAGAGTGCGAAGAGGCTATAAATTTTTACGACTATTCAAAGGATATTAAATTTAGTCTAGAATTTCCAGATGGCAAATATATGGGCGACCTTGATCTACTAGCCATCGTCTTTCAAAATATTTTATTTAACGCCATTGATGCCATCGAAGAGAGCGATGATGATGAAGGAGAGATCATTTTAAGCTATGAAAAAACACCAAGTGAGCATAAATTTATCGTTTATGATAGTGGCGAGCCTATCAAAGACAAAGCCATAGTTTTTGAGCCGTTTAAAAGTAGCAAGCTAAAAGGAAATGGCCTTGGGCTGCATCTTTGTTTGCAGATCATAGAGGCTCACAAAGGAAGTATCGAGATCACACTAAATCCAAAAACATTTTGCATAAATTTACCAATAAAGGAGAAAGAATGA
- a CDS encoding DUF234 domain-containing protein, which translates to MKHLDINELIKFHLVFDEFDLKHSYYDVFEAIEAEILNNFLALMPKFYFESDTNDAIKSALIKLARSDRKKFSVHKILPQSLASKVYAKLFEKNFLLLEKSREVLPKRSKNQMLKKEERGYKVEDKIHFNSHFSRFWFRFIEPNLSLLKAGKNDEILAIIKKEFDEYASLGFEILCGELMAKKFMINGIFLSSFWSRNIELDMLLNIGGKIIVGEAKYKERKVCKNVLNLLLKKCEKLNIRPDIIALFSKSGFSSELRNLKDERLRLYEISDFEELLK; encoded by the coding sequence ATGAAACACCTTGATATAAATGAACTTATTAAATTTCATCTCGTCTTTGATGAGTTTGATTTAAAGCACTCATATTATGATGTTTTTGAAGCAATCGAGGCTGAAATTTTAAATAACTTCTTAGCCTTGATGCCAAAATTTTACTTCGAATCCGATACAAACGATGCTATAAAATCTGCCCTCATAAAACTCGCACGAAGCGATAGAAAAAAATTTAGCGTACATAAAATTTTACCTCAAAGCCTAGCTAGCAAAGTCTATGCAAAGCTTTTTGAAAAGAATTTTTTACTGCTTGAGAAAAGTAGAGAAGTACTTCCAAAAAGATCAAAAAACCAAATGCTAAAAAAAGAAGAAAGGGGCTATAAAGTTGAGGATAAAATACATTTTAATAGCCATTTTTCAAGGTTTTGGTTTAGATTTATTGAGCCAAATTTAAGCTTGTTAAAAGCTGGCAAAAATGATGAAATTTTAGCCATTATAAAAAAGGAATTTGACGAATATGCAAGCCTTGGATTTGAAATTTTATGCGGTGAACTCATGGCAAAAAAATTTATGATTAATGGCATATTTTTAAGTAGCTTTTGGAGCAGGAATATAGAGCTTGATATGCTATTAAATATAGGCGGTAAGATCATAGTCGGCGAGGCAAAATACAAAGAGAGAAAGGTTTGTAAAAACGTGCTAAATTTGCTATTAAAAAAATGCGAAAAACTAAATATCAGGCCAGATATTATTGCTCTTTTTTCAAAGAGTGGATTTAGTAGCGAGTTAAGAAATCTAAAGGATGAAAGGTTAAGGCTTTACGAAATTAGCGATTTTGAGGAACTTTTAAAATGA
- the thiE gene encoding thiamine phosphate synthase, whose product MIEIYAISDDVLMPENLALQYTKEILECGVKFFQFRSKKIPKDERLAGEIFNLCEKFGARFIVNDDILFAAHIGAKSVHLGKDDASIKEAFEILGDDAYVGVSCYDSLELALRAKQNGASYVAFGAMFKSPTKPNAPLCKAQTISQAKEMGMNVCVIGGINSSNIASVARVKPDMIAIISAIYKDGTINKNIENLQRKLLL is encoded by the coding sequence GTGATTGAAATTTACGCGATTAGCGACGATGTATTGATGCCTGAAAATTTAGCCTTGCAATATACTAAAGAAATTTTAGAGTGTGGGGTGAAATTTTTTCAATTTCGTTCTAAAAAAATACCCAAAGATGAGAGGCTAGCTGGTGAAATTTTCAACCTATGCGAAAAATTTGGAGCAAGATTTATCGTAAATGATGATATTTTATTTGCTGCTCATATAGGGGCAAAGTCCGTGCATTTGGGAAAAGATGATGCGAGCATAAAAGAGGCGTTTGAAATTTTAGGAGATGATGCTTACGTGGGGGTTAGCTGCTATGATAGCTTGGAGCTTGCCCTTAGGGCAAAACAAAATGGTGCTAGCTATGTGGCTTTTGGAGCGATGTTTAAAAGCCCAACAAAACCAAATGCACCACTTTGTAAGGCCCAAACCATATCACAAGCAAAAGAAATGGGAATGAATGTGTGTGTCATAGGTGGCATAAATTCTAGCAACATTGCAAGTGTCGCTAGAGTAAAGCCAGACATGATCGCGATAATATCTGCTATCTATAAAGATGGCACGATAAATAAAAATATAGAAAATTTACAAAGAAAATTATTGCTTTAA
- a CDS encoding hydroxymethylpyrimidine/phosphomethylpyrimidine kinase yields the protein MKNILIIAGSDSVGGAGVQADIKTCEAFSCYAATAITALTAQNTNGVSNIFATNVTNLNEQIKMVDEELNIDAIKVGMLFNKELISCVGSWLEKFYKQGIKIVIDPVCVAKSGSKLLEDDAIASLKELFKFADIITPNIDEAKVLELDSKNLPCDMILKRSTVAEICEDTLFKKNGDVIKFKEPLIKPEIMHGAGCSFASALACLLANGHAKEEAIKLAKKYILNAIKNAITTKFGKRLLNHKVGISD from the coding sequence ATGAAAAATATATTAATTATTGCAGGAAGTGATAGTGTTGGTGGTGCTGGCGTACAGGCTGATATTAAGACATGCGAGGCATTTTCTTGCTACGCAGCGACAGCTATCACGGCTCTTACGGCACAAAATACAAATGGCGTTAGCAATATCTTTGCTACAAATGTTACAAATCTAAATGAGCAGATCAAAATGGTAGATGAAGAGCTGAACATAGATGCCATAAAGGTTGGTATGCTTTTTAATAAAGAGCTTATATCTTGCGTTGGTTCTTGGCTTGAAAAATTTTATAAGCAAGGCATTAAAATAGTAATAGACCCAGTTTGCGTAGCAAAATCAGGCTCAAAGCTTCTTGAGGATGACGCGATAGCAAGCTTAAAAGAGCTTTTTAAATTTGCAGACATTATCACGCCAAATATCGATGAAGCCAAAGTTTTGGAACTTGATAGTAAAAATTTACCTTGCGATATGATCTTAAAGCGAAGCACGGTTGCAGAAATTTGTGAAGATACCCTTTTTAAAAAAAATGGTGACGTGATTAAATTTAAAGAGCCACTAATAAAACCAGAGATCATGCACGGGGCTGGATGTAGCTTTGCAAGTGCGCTGGCCTGCTTGCTGGCAAATGGACACGCCAAAGAAGAGGCCATAAAACTAGCCAAAAAATACATTTTAAATGCTATTAAAAATGCAATTACGACAAAATTTGGCAAACGTCTACTAAATCATAAAGTTGGCATAAGTGATTGA
- a CDS encoding aminotransferase class V-fold PLP-dependent enzyme, translating into MVNLEHIRENIILKNGIYYFDFTASGLAYKPIEDEIAKILQTYANTHSISSSNAYKTAQIYEDSRRELKSLLGLDESFYLFTCGNGATGAIKKFQEILGIYAPPALKKRYALKPDENSPLVVLGPYEHHSNEISFRQALCEVERIRLDKNGGIDFNHLEQILRINVGREIIATFSVASNVTGILSDYRKIYTLIKSYGGIVAFDAASFSAYGNIDCDYFDALFLSPHKLLGGVGSCGLLAIKKILANSDEPTFAGGGTVSYVSKNYAIFVKDSEQLEEAGTPPILGLIRANLAYRLRNEIGFEAIYENESELGEYLEKRLAEIPELTCYHPNNIKRLPIFSFNVTGVSPYELAKVLSKEYGIQTRAGCSCAGPYGHDLLHLKEDALFTHKPGWVRAGLHYTHTLQDADYLVDALKSSIKKYSSSWKVDDPFSVDKISGCMGDR; encoded by the coding sequence TTGGTAAATTTAGAGCATATTAGAGAAAATATAATTTTAAAAAATGGCATTTATTATTTTGACTTTACAGCTTCAGGGCTAGCTTATAAACCTATCGAAGATGAGATAGCAAAAATACTCCAAACATACGCAAATACGCACTCTATCAGCTCATCAAACGCCTATAAAACCGCTCAAATTTATGAAGATTCAAGACGTGAGTTAAAAAGCTTACTAGGACTTGATGAGAGCTTTTATCTTTTTACTTGTGGCAATGGAGCTACCGGCGCGATAAAGAAATTTCAAGAAATTTTAGGAATTTATGCACCGCCAGCGTTAAAAAAAAGATATGCATTAAAGCCAGATGAAAATTCTCCGCTCGTAGTACTTGGCCCTTATGAGCATCATTCAAATGAGATAAGCTTTAGACAAGCACTTTGTGAGGTTGAGCGTATCAGGCTTGATAAAAATGGAGGGATCGACTTTAATCATTTGGAGCAAATTTTAAGGATAAATGTCGGTCGTGAGATCATCGCAACTTTTAGTGTGGCTTCAAACGTGACTGGAATTTTGAGCGACTACCGCAAAATTTATACTCTTATAAAATCTTATGGCGGCATTGTGGCATTTGATGCTGCAAGTTTTAGCGCTTATGGAAATATTGATTGTGACTATTTTGATGCTCTTTTTTTATCTCCTCATAAATTACTTGGTGGAGTAGGAAGTTGTGGGCTTCTTGCTATAAAAAAGATACTTGCAAACTCAGATGAGCCGACATTTGCTGGTGGTGGAACGGTAAGTTATGTTAGCAAAAACTACGCTATATTTGTAAAAGATAGTGAGCAGCTAGAAGAGGCTGGCACTCCGCCTATTTTAGGACTTATAAGGGCAAATTTGGCTTATAGGCTAAGAAATGAGATAGGATTTGAGGCAATATATGAAAACGAGAGTGAGCTTGGAGAGTATTTGGAAAAAAGGCTAGCAGAAATTCCTGAGCTTACCTGCTATCATCCAAATAACATAAAGCGTTTGCCGATATTTTCTTTTAATGTGACTGGTGTTTCACCTTATGAATTAGCCAAAGTTTTAAGCAAAGAATACGGCATTCAAACGCGTGCAGGATGTTCTTGCGCTGGACCATATGGGCATGATTTGCTTCATTTAAAAGAAGATGCACTATTTACCCATAAGCCAGGCTGGGTAAGGGCTGGACTCCACTATACGCATACGCTACAAGACGCTGATTATTTAGTAGATGCATTAAAAAGTAGCATTAAAAAGTATTCAAGTAGTTGGAAAGTCGATGATCCTTTTAGTGTTGATAAAATTTCAGGTTGTATGGGAGATAGATGA
- a CDS encoding DUF6882 domain-containing protein, which translates to MFLDKLGVDKSNWSELFSACVGKATLLQKRAFKLLVEGSNWQVDFDSGKIYFDEREFDMQFIGSESFSSNTWLWGYENINGFDEQLLELANKAREFGKKFGLSAFSTPRFDLDENFNGHTISMILCTAFDEQNYYRIEYEGGAAYVAFRSDVVFEEPVLANEILSVVNECLGAYELDHKIFIKGLLLSCDMKFSESPNEIVSDKYELSFKFDELNRLINISSKL; encoded by the coding sequence ATGTTTTTAGATAAGCTTGGCGTAGATAAAAGTAACTGGAGCGAGCTTTTTAGCGCATGTGTTGGTAAAGCGACATTACTTCAAAAACGTGCATTTAAGCTACTGGTTGAAGGTAGCAACTGGCAGGTTGATTTTGATAGCGGTAAAATTTACTTTGATGAGCGTGAGTTTGATATGCAGTTTATCGGCTCTGAGAGCTTCTCGTCAAATACGTGGCTTTGGGGTTATGAAAATATAAATGGCTTTGATGAGCAGTTACTCGAGCTTGCAAATAAAGCACGGGAATTTGGCAAGAAATTTGGACTTAGTGCATTTAGCACGCCACGATTTGACCTAGATGAAAATTTTAATGGTCACACGATTAGTATGATCCTTTGCACCGCTTTTGATGAGCAAAATTATTATAGGATAGAGTACGAGGGCGGAGCTGCGTATGTGGCTTTTAGATCAGATGTGGTCTTTGAGGAGCCAGTGCTAGCAAATGAGATTTTGAGCGTAGTAAATGAGTGTTTAGGCGCTTACGAGCTAGATCACAAAATCTTTATAAAAGGACTTTTGCTAAGCTGTGATATGAAATTTAGCGAAAGCCCTAATGAAATCGTATCGGATAAATACGAGCTTAGCTTTAAATTTGATGAGCTAAATAGGCTCATAAATATTTCAAGCAAGCTTTAA
- a CDS encoding aminotransferase class V-fold PLP-dependent enzyme, producing the protein MLNIDEVRKNIILKKGLYYFDYTASGLAYKPIEDEILKFLKTYANTHSDSSSSAVLTQKYYENARAELKSLLGLDDSFYLIATGQGATAAIKKFQEIVGIYISPATRALIGESNLRNLNLPLAIIGPYEHHSVEVSLREGLCDIKRIELDENNEIDYAMLENTLKQNAKRKIIASFSAASNVTGVKTDYKKIYSLIKKYNGILALDVATLSAYENVDCRYFDALFLSPHKLLGGVGSCGLLAIKKELCKNLPTFAAGGTVKYVSRTSHIFTNEVENLEEGGTPPIMQLMRANLAYKLRNEIGLNNIKAAECELGEMFCKELEKIDEVINYCPENLDRLPIFAFNVKGISPYDFAASLSSDFGIQTRAGCDCAGPYGHDLLNLKDNTIFEAKPGWVRVSIHYTHTKEDIKYLINAIKSCIKKYKEG; encoded by the coding sequence TTGCTAAATATCGATGAAGTAAGAAAAAATATCATTTTAAAAAAAGGCCTTTACTATTTTGACTACACGGCTTCAGGTCTTGCTTATAAGCCCATTGAAGATGAAATTTTAAAATTTTTAAAAACCTATGCAAACACTCACTCAGATAGTAGTTCAAGCGCGGTGCTAACGCAAAAATACTATGAAAATGCAAGGGCTGAGCTAAAAAGCTTATTGGGCCTTGACGATAGTTTTTATCTTATTGCGACTGGTCAAGGAGCGACGGCTGCGATAAAGAAATTTCAGGAGATAGTGGGAATTTATATCTCACCAGCTACAAGAGCCTTGATCGGTGAATCAAATTTAAGAAATTTAAACTTGCCACTAGCGATCATTGGCCCTTATGAGCATCACTCCGTTGAAGTTAGCTTAAGAGAAGGGCTTTGTGATATAAAACGCATAGAGCTTGATGAAAATAATGAGATAGACTATGCGATGCTTGAGAATACATTAAAGCAAAATGCAAAAAGAAAGATAATAGCTAGCTTTAGCGCCGCTTCAAACGTCACTGGCGTTAAAACCGATTATAAAAAAATTTACTCGCTGATTAAAAAATATAATGGTATTTTGGCTCTTGATGTGGCCACTCTTAGTGCTTATGAAAATGTTGATTGCAGATATTTTGATGCACTGTTTCTCTCACCTCACAAACTACTTGGAGGAGTTGGGAGTTGTGGGCTTTTGGCTATCAAAAAAGAGCTTTGTAAAAATTTGCCTACATTTGCAGCTGGAGGTACAGTCAAGTACGTAAGCAGGACATCGCATATTTTTACTAATGAAGTTGAAAATTTAGAAGAGGGTGGCACGCCACCGATAATGCAGCTAATGCGTGCAAATTTAGCCTACAAGCTAAGAAATGAAATCGGACTTAATAATATAAAAGCAGCTGAATGTGAGCTAGGCGAGATGTTTTGTAAAGAACTAGAAAAGATAGATGAGGTGATAAATTATTGTCCTGAAAATTTAGACAGATTGCCTATTTTTGCATTTAATGTAAAAGGCATTTCGCCTTATGATTTTGCTGCGAGCCTAAGTAGCGATTTTGGTATACAAACGCGTGCAGGCTGTGATTGCGCTGGGCCATATGGACATGATTTGCTTAATCTAAAAGATAATACCATTTTTGAAGCAAAACCTGGCTGGGTACGTGTTAGCATTCACTATACGCATACAAAAGAGGATATAAAATATCTTATAAATGCCATAAAATCTTGCATCAAAAAATACAAAGAAGGATAG
- the dnaE gene encoding DNA polymerase III subunit alpha codes for MSENSSFTHLHLHTEYSLLDGANKIKELAHVLHDRGDTAAAITDHGNMFGAIDFYKAMKKEGIKPLIGIEAYVHNGEQLDDKSTKQRFHLILIAKNETGYKNLMYLSSMSYIEGFYYYPRINKKILKEHSEGLVCSSACLQGEVSWHLNLSDRNVKFGAKGYERAKEVALEYKEIFGDDFYLEIMRHGIGDQKRIDDDILRIAKETGIKVIATNDTHYTFKERADAHEVFMCIAMNKTLDDPNRLRHSVHEFFVKSKEQMSELFLDIPEVIENTQEIVNKCNLEIKLGNPTPPNFKFTLEYAKERNLTLPEPENRYSFKNDAVFFEYECRKGLEERLKFVPENLHDEYKKRLEIEIGIINKMNFPGYMMIVWDFINEAKSRGVPVGPGRGSAAGSLVAYSLKITDLDPIPYNLLFERFLNPERVSMPDIDVDFCQSRRGEIIDYVTQKYGKFNVAGVITFGKLLAKGVIRDVARVCDMPYSEADAMAKLIPDELGITLKDAYEKEPKIAELISQNPKAAKIWKFALDLEGLNRNAGQHAAGVVISNEELWNKTPLFRQPNSPEDRYVTQYSLKYLEDVDLIKFDFLGLKTLTVIDNAIKLVKQRTGKDIIWEQIDKNDSNVYKMIQSGQAIGIFQIEGEGMRKLGTSLRPDCFEDIVAMLALYRPGPMESGMLDDFVKRKHGEAEITYSFKELEPILAPTYGVIVYQEQVMQIVQAIGGFSLGGADLVRRAMGKKIKEEMDRLKGEFVKGAEAKGLNGQKADDLFELIVKFAGYGFNKSHSAAYAYVTFQTAYLKAYYPAEFMAALLTSEESNVDKIVRYIDEIKRINIDTLPPSINKSTKEFSVVENGDHDGIIFGLGAIKGVGGAAIENIITEREANGEFKSMDDFVSRIDPFKVNKKVFESLIKAGCFDEFGFSRKMLMQNVENIIEACKSAAQIRKNAVESLFGEDESMNDVKINFVTINDEFDIKQILKFEQESVGIYLSGHPLDDYKDEINKIKYTLSSEFESLPQSAEILVVGKIEDFSTRITKSGKKMGTINVLDFHGNIEIAVFERELGNIEDIVKDEAKRDFPYAFRINITKDDQFVRTNLNEVYSLEDAQNLDFKTRKLKQNSKFSKNEEASTPQRAREYAELEVLLCLSELSKDKITSLYNLGYNEHIKSGTNNDKRLVIKIKNENTAQIFVYKTKFVVNDSFKEKALQAIAC; via the coding sequence ATGAGTGAAAATTCTAGTTTTACGCACCTGCATTTACACACCGAATACTCCCTACTTGACGGAGCGAACAAGATAAAAGAGCTAGCTCACGTGCTTCATGATAGAGGCGACACAGCAGCGGCTATCACAGATCACGGCAATATGTTTGGAGCGATAGATTTTTACAAGGCGATGAAAAAAGAGGGTATAAAACCACTAATTGGCATCGAAGCTTACGTTCATAATGGCGAGCAGCTTGATGACAAGAGTACTAAACAGCGCTTTCACCTTATACTAATCGCCAAAAACGAGACTGGCTATAAAAATTTGATGTATCTTAGCTCCATGAGCTACATCGAGGGCTTTTACTATTATCCTCGTATAAATAAAAAAATTTTAAAAGAGCACAGCGAGGGCTTGGTTTGTAGCTCTGCTTGCTTGCAGGGCGAGGTGAGTTGGCATCTAAATTTAAGCGATCGTAACGTCAAATTTGGCGCTAAAGGCTACGAGAGAGCAAAAGAGGTCGCACTTGAATATAAAGAAATTTTTGGAGATGACTTTTATCTTGAGATCATGCGTCACGGCATCGGCGATCAAAAACGCATTGATGATGATATTTTACGCATCGCCAAAGAGACTGGCATAAAGGTCATCGCCACAAACGATACTCACTACACTTTTAAAGAGCGAGCCGACGCGCATGAGGTTTTTATGTGTATCGCGATGAACAAAACTTTAGATGATCCAAACCGACTTCGCCACAGCGTCCATGAGTTTTTTGTAAAAAGCAAAGAGCAGATGAGTGAGCTATTTTTAGATATCCCTGAAGTGATAGAAAATACCCAAGAGATCGTGAATAAGTGCAATCTTGAGATCAAACTTGGCAACCCAACTCCGCCAAATTTTAAATTTACACTTGAATATGCAAAAGAGAGAAATTTAACACTTCCAGAGCCTGAAAATAGATATAGCTTTAAAAATGATGCTGTGTTTTTTGAATATGAATGCAGAAAGGGGCTTGAAGAGAGGCTAAAATTTGTCCCTGAAAATTTACATGACGAATATAAAAAACGCCTTGAGATAGAGATTGGCATAATTAATAAAATGAATTTCCCAGGCTATATGATGATCGTTTGGGACTTCATAAATGAGGCTAAAAGTAGAGGCGTGCCAGTTGGTCCAGGGCGTGGTTCTGCGGCCGGTAGTTTGGTCGCTTACTCGCTAAAGATCACTGACCTTGATCCGATCCCATACAACCTACTTTTTGAGAGATTTCTGAACCCAGAGCGTGTTAGCATGCCAGATATCGACGTGGATTTTTGTCAAAGCAGGCGTGGCGAGATAATTGACTATGTTACGCAAAAATACGGAAAATTTAACGTTGCTGGCGTTATTACATTTGGTAAATTGCTCGCAAAAGGTGTCATTAGAGATGTTGCTAGGGTTTGTGATATGCCTTACTCCGAAGCCGATGCGATGGCAAAGCTAATACCTGATGAACTTGGTATTACACTAAAAGATGCTTATGAAAAAGAGCCAAAGATAGCTGAGCTAATAAGTCAAAATCCAAAGGCAGCTAAAATTTGGAAATTTGCCCTTGATCTTGAGGGACTAAACAGAAATGCCGGTCAGCATGCAGCAGGTGTCGTTATCTCAAATGAGGAGCTATGGAACAAAACTCCGCTATTTCGTCAGCCAAATAGCCCAGAAGATCGCTATGTTACGCAGTATAGCCTTAAATATCTTGAGGATGTTGATTTAATTAAATTCGACTTTCTTGGACTAAAAACACTAACAGTTATCGATAATGCCATAAAGCTCGTTAAACAACGAACTGGAAAGGATATCATTTGGGAGCAGATCGATAAAAACGATTCTAATGTTTATAAAATGATACAAAGCGGCCAAGCGATAGGAATTTTCCAAATCGAGGGCGAAGGCATGAGAAAGCTAGGAACTAGCTTGCGTCCAGACTGCTTTGAGGACATCGTCGCGATGCTAGCACTCTACCGACCAGGACCGATGGAAAGTGGTATGCTTGATGACTTTGTCAAAAGAAAACATGGCGAGGCCGAGATAACCTACTCATTTAAAGAGCTTGAGCCGATCCTTGCACCAACATACGGCGTCATCGTCTATCAAGAGCAAGTTATGCAAATCGTTCAAGCCATAGGCGGCTTTAGCCTTGGCGGGGCGGACCTTGTACGCCGTGCGATGGGTAAAAAGATCAAAGAAGAGATGGATAGGCTAAAGGGCGAGTTTGTAAAAGGTGCTGAGGCAAAAGGGCTAAATGGGCAAAAAGCAGACGATCTTTTCGAGCTAATTGTAAAATTTGCGGGATATGGCTTTAATAAATCTCACTCCGCAGCTTACGCTTATGTTACCTTTCAAACTGCTTATCTTAAGGCTTACTATCCGGCTGAATTTATGGCCGCACTTCTTACAAGCGAAGAGAGCAACGTCGATAAGATCGTTCGCTATATCGATGAGATAAAACGCATAAATATAGATACTTTGCCACCATCTATCAATAAATCAACTAAAGAATTTAGCGTCGTTGAAAATGGCGATCATGACGGCATTATCTTTGGGCTTGGTGCTATTAAAGGTGTTGGTGGAGCGGCTATTGAAAACATTATCACTGAGCGTGAAGCAAATGGCGAGTTTAAGAGCATGGATGACTTTGTCTCAAGGATCGATCCATTTAAGGTCAATAAAAAGGTCTTTGAAAGCCTCATAAAAGCTGGATGTTTTGATGAGTTTGGCTTTAGTCGTAAGATGCTTATGCAAAATGTAGAAAATATCATAGAAGCTTGCAAAAGTGCTGCTCAGATCCGTAAAAATGCTGTTGAGAGCTTATTTGGTGAAGATGAGAGCATGAACGATGTAAAGATAAATTTTGTCACTATAAATGACGAATTTGACATCAAGCAAATTTTAAAATTTGAGCAAGAGAGCGTTGGTATCTACCTCTCAGGCCACCCGCTTGATGATTATAAAGACGAGATCAACAAGATAAAATATACTCTAAGCTCAGAATTTGAGAGTTTGCCACAAAGTGCAGAAATTTTAGTCGTTGGGAAGATCGAAGACTTTAGCACAAGGATAACCAAAAGTGGCAAGAAAATGGGCACTATAAACGTCCTTGATTTTCACGGAAATATCGAGATCGCAGTCTTTGAAAGAGAGCTTGGTAACATCGAAGATATAGTAAAAGATGAAGCAAAACGCGACTTTCCTTATGCTTTTAGGATAAATATCACAAAAGATGATCAATTTGTAAGGACAAATTTAAACGAGGTTTATAGCCTAGAAGATGCACAAAATTTAGACTTTAAGACAAGAAAGCTAAAACAAAACTCTAAATTTTCTAAAAATGAAGAAGCTAGCACGCCTCAAAGAGCAAGAGAATATGCTGAGCTAGAGGTGCTTTTATGCCTTAGTGAGCTTAGCAAAGATAAGATAACTAGCCTTTATAATCTTGGCTATAACGAACATATAAAAAGTGGTACAAACAATGATAAGCGTCTTGTTATTAAGATAAAAAATGAAAATACGGCTCAAATTTTTGTCTATAAGACAAAATTTGTTGTAAATGACAGCTTTAAAGAAAAAGCACTTCAAGCAATAGCTTGCTAA
- a CDS encoding cysteine hydrolase family protein → MNIQNELEAFKKSLQTLDLREISNDGAKNIAFICIDMIEAFAGSGALASQRVAALSKGIATLFDRAWKDFGFRNFILIEDRHTSDSKEFENFLPHAILDTNEIKTVKEIENLSFFKEFKTFYKNSLSIAFNKEFEKFLEQNPQIDTFVITGDCTDMCVYQCVSYLKLRANEYNKKARVIVPFDLTQTYDIPGHNGDFYHEMFSLHMKLALGADVVKSIKF, encoded by the coding sequence ATGAACATACAAAACGAACTTGAGGCTTTTAAAAAATCTCTTCAAACGCTTGATTTAAGAGAAATTTCAAACGATGGAGCAAAAAACATTGCATTTATCTGTATCGATATGATAGAAGCATTTGCTGGCAGTGGTGCGCTCGCCAGTCAAAGAGTGGCCGCCTTATCAAAAGGGATCGCGACACTTTTTGATAGAGCGTGGAAAGATTTTGGCTTTAGAAATTTTATCCTTATAGAAGATAGACACACCAGTGATTCAAAAGAATTTGAGAACTTTTTGCCACATGCCATACTTGATACAAATGAGATAAAAACCGTAAAAGAGATAGAGAATCTAAGCTTTTTTAAAGAGTTCAAGACATTTTATAAAAACTCTTTAAGCATCGCATTTAATAAAGAATTTGAGAAATTTTTAGAGCAAAACCCACAAATTGACACTTTTGTTATTACCGGAGATTGCACTGATATGTGCGTTTATCAGTGTGTTAGTTATCTTAAACTACGAGCCAATGAATACAATAAAAAAGCAAGAGTTATCGTGCCATTTGATCTTACGCAAACATATGACATACCAGGACACAATGGCGACTTTTACCACGAGATGTTTTCTCTTCATATGAAGCTAGCACTTGGCGCTGATGTTGTAAAGAGTATTAAATTTTAA